A window of Neorhizobium galegae bv. orientalis str. HAMBI 540 genomic DNA:
CAGCGCTCGATGCCTGGGACGGCGTCGACATGGCGGACCTGCGGCGGCAATCGATAAAACTCTGCGATCTGTTCGTCGCGGAAGTCGAGAAGCGCTGCCCGATGCTGAATCTCGGTTCTCCCCGCGATGGGACGAAGCGCGGCAGTCAGATTTCCTTCCTGCACGATGAAGGCTACGCGATCATGCAGGCCCTGATCGCGCGCGGCGTGATCGGCGATTTCCGGGCTCCGAACGCCATTCGTTTCGGCTTCACGCCGCTCTATATCGGCGAGGCCGAGGTATTGGGAGCAGTGGATATCCTCGAAGACATCATGACCAATCGCCTCTGGGACACCGCCGAATATAGACAGCGGGCGCTGGTGACCTGATCGGATGACGGAAGAACGGCCCACATCCCCCCGAAAGCTCTCCAAGGTCGTGCCCTACCGGCTCGCGCGCAGCAACGCGGAAATGATGAAGCTCGTCAGCCTGCTTTGCGAAGCCAACGGTTTCAAGCTGAATATCTGGCGGGTCATGTCCGCAATCGGCACCTATCGATCGATCTCGCCGATGGAAATCGGCAAGCTTACGACGATCGACAAGGCGATGGTGTCGCGCGCCATCCGCGAACTGGTCGATCGCGACCTGATCGACCGGCGCGCCGACGCACGTGATGCGCGATGGGCCCAGATCCAGCTGACGGTGGCAGGAACGGCCGTCTACGAAAAGATGGTGGCCGGCATCGATGCCCTTGAAAAACACATGTTCGGCGATCTGCCGCCCGAAAAGACCGCAGCCTTCATGGAGATGCTCGAACTGATCGAGCGCCGCGCCAAGTTGGCGCGTGAGATGGTGGAACTGAACGGCAAAGCCGGCTTGGCGCGGCTGCTGGGACATGATGCCGAGTGAGACTTCCGCACTCCGGCCGCGTCCAGGCCGGCCTTCGTAAGCTTCACATAACCATTATCAGAATTGTTTACAAAGAAACAATCTCCCTGTAAACAAATGGCAGGGCGGGAGGAGATCGCCCGCTTTTGTCCTGGGAGGATCCTATGAAGAACCGGTTTTTTGCTGGGATGGCGCCCGTTGCCGCCCTGTCCATGTCCCTATTTGCAAGCTCTGCGCTGGCCGACATCACGATCGGCGTGACCATATCGTCGACCGGCCCGGGTGCGGCGCTCGGCATTCCGCTCAAGAATTCGGTCGAGTTGTGGCCGACCGAAGTGGGCGGTGAAAAGCTGAAGGTCATCGTTCTCGACGACGCCGGCGACCCATCCATCGCCACCACCAATGCCCGCCGCTTCGTCAACGACGACAAGGTCGACGTGTTGGTCGGCTCGGCACTGACCCCTGCTTCGATCGCCGTCGCCGGCGTAGCAGCTGAAAGCAGCACGCCGCATCTCGGATGCTCGCCGGTGCCGCCGAACATTTCCAAAGGCAAGTGGACCTTCATCATGCCGCAGGATGCCGGCCTGATCGCCAAGAACCTGTTTGCCAAGATGAAGGCCGACGGCGCCAAGACAGTCGGTTATATCGGCTTCTCGGATAGCTACGGCGACCTGTGGATGGGCCAGTTCAAGGCGATCGGCGAACAATACGGTTTGAAGGTCATCGCCGACGAGCGTTATGCCCGTCCTGACACCTCCGTTTCCGGCCAGGTGCTGAAACTCGTGGCCGCCCGTCCGGACGCCGTCTTCGTCGGCGCCTCCGGCACCGGCGCCGCACTGCCGCAGATCGGTCTTCGGGAACGCGGCTTTACCGGCAAGATCTACCAGACACATGGCGCCGTAACCTTCGATTTCCTGCGCATCGCCGGCAAGGCTGCCGACAATACCATCTTCGCCTCCGGCCCGGCCATGGCGCCGGAAGCCCTGCCCGATACCGCGGAGACCAAGCCGGAAGGCATGGCCTACGTGACGGCCTACGAAAAGAAGTTCGGTCCCGGCACCCGCACCCAGTTTGGCCCACATATCAACGATGCCATGGCCATCCTCAAGAAGGCCATCCCGGTCGCGCTGAAGAAGGCAAAGCCCGGCACGCCGGAATTCCGCGCGGCTCTCCGTGACGCGATCGAAACCGGCGGTCCGTTCCCGGCAAGCCAGGGCGTCTTCAACTTCAAGGCCGACGATCACCTCGGCCTCGACGACCGCGCCGTCGTGCTGTTCACGGCGAAGAACGGCAAGTTCGAAATCACCAAGTAAAAAGCAAACAAACGAGGCCCGGCGTTCGCGTCGGGCCTTTTTCAGCGCCTTTCGGCTATCGGGGGAAATTTCCTTGGACGCGATGATTGCGACCTTCCTGATCCAGGATGGTGTCACCAACGGCGCGATCTATGCGCTTCTCGGCCTGGCACTCGTCCTGCTTTTTTCGGTCACGCGGGTGATCTTCATTCCCCAGGGCGAATTCGTCGCCTATGGCGCGCTGACGCTGGCGCTTCTCGACGGCGGGAAGGTGCCCGCCACCACCTCGCTTCTCGTCTGTTTCGGAGCGATCGCCTTCCTGTTCGACCTCTGGAGCATGCGCCGCGGCACCGATGCCCGCACCTTTCTGCGCAGTCTCGCTCTTAACCTGGTGCTTCCCGGCGTGATTTACGGCATCACCATCGTGCTTGCGCCGCTGGCCTTGCCGTCCGTCGCCAAGGCGCTGCTCACAATTCTGATCATCACACCCATGGGCGCCTACATCTACCGTATCGCTTACCGACCGCTTGCCGATGCTTCCGTGCTCGTCCTGCTGATCGCTTCGATCGGCGTGCATCTCGCCATGATGGGACTTGGCCTCGTCTTTTTCGGCGCCGAGGGCTTGCGTGCCGAACCCCTCGCCAACGACAACTACACGATCGGCTCCTTGATGGTGAGCGCCCAGAGCCTCTGCATCTACGGCGCGACGATTGCGATCATCGTCGGCCTCTACCTGTTCTTCGAGCGGACATTGCTCGGCAAGGCTTTGCGCGCCACTGCCGTCAACCGGCTCGGCGCCCGACTGGTCGGCGTTCGCACCCATCTGACCGGCATAACCGCCTTCACGCTGGCCGCGGCGATCGGCGCCGTTTCAGGCGTGCTGATCGGCCCGATCACCACGATCTATTACGACACCGGCTTCCTGATTGGGCTCAAGGGCTTCGTGGCGGCGATCATCGGCGGGCTTGCGAGCTTCCCGATCACCGCAATCGCCGCGATCGGCGTCGGCCTAGTTGAATCCTTCTCCTCCTTCTTCGCCAGCAGCTTCAAGGAGGTCATCGTCTTCGGGCTCATCATTCCCGTTCTGATCTGGCTGTCGCTGAGCGGCGGTTTCCACGAGGAGGAGTGAGCGATGAAGATCGAGCGCTTGCTTCCCGGCATCGCCGGCATCGTTTTCCTGGCAGTCATCCCTCTCCTGCCGGTGCCGCCCTTCTGGCTGACGATCCTCAACAATATCGGCCTCGCCTCGTTGGTTACGATCGGCCTCGTACTGTTGACCGGCGTCGGCGGCCTCACCTCGTTCGGCCAGGCAGCCTTCTGTGGTTTCGGCGCCTATACGACTGCCGTGTTGAGCACGAATTACGGCTTTTCGCCCTGGCTGACCTTGCCGCTGTCTCTGATCGTCGGCGCGGCGACCGCCCTACCGCTCGGCCTCATCACTGTGCGCCTTTCCGGCCACTTCCTGCCGCTCGGCACCATCGCCTGGGGCCTGGCGCTCTACTATCTGTTCGGCAAGATCGATCTTCTCGGCCGTTATGACGGCATTTCCGGCGTCCCGCCGGTTGAAGTCGCCGGATATCGTTTCCTGAGCGACGGATCGATCTATTACCTCATCTGGTTTTTCGTGATTGCGGTGGCGATCGGCGCGAAAAATCTGCTCGACTCGCGGATCGGCCGTGGCATCCGGGCCCTGCGTGGCGGCGGTCAGGCGGCGGAAGCGTTCGGCGTCAATATCGTGCGCGCCAAGCTCACCGTTTTCGTATTTGCCGGCGTGGTCGCCGCCCTTTCCGGCTGGCTCTACGCCCACATGCAGCGCTCGGTGAACCCGACGCCGTTCGGGCTCAGCATGGGCATCGAATATCTGCTGATGGCCGTGGTCGGCGGTTCGGGTCACGTCTGGGGCGCAATTTTCGGCGCCAGCATCGTGCTGATCATGAAGGACGTGCTGCAGCGTTTCCTGCCGGACCTGATCGGCACGACCGCCAATCTGGAAATGGTCGTTTTCGGCATCCTGCTGGTGGTGATCCTGCAGCTCGCCCGAGACGGCCTCTGGCCATTTGTCTTGAAGCTCCTGCCGAAGCGGCCCGCGCGATCTCTTCCGACTTCCGACGACAAGCTTGCCAAACGAACGCTCGCGCCGGCCGGCTCGTCGCTGATCAAGGTGGAAAAGGCACGAAAAGCCTTTGGCGGCCTGGTGGCGGTCAACGATGTCAGTTTTGAAGTGCGCGCCGGCCAGGTCGTCGGCCTGATCGGGCCGAATGGCGCCGGCAAGAGCACGACCTTCAACCTCATCACTGGCCTCGCTTCATTGACCAGCGGATCGGTATTTTACGAGGGCCAGCCGCTGACCGGCGATAGCCCGCGCGAAGTCGCCAAACACGGCATCGCCCGCACCTTCCAGCACGCAAAGATCCTGCCGGACATGTCGGTACTGGAAAACGTCGCGCTCGGCGCGCATTTGCGCGGCTCGGCCGGCGTCTTCAGGAGTTTCCTGCGGCTGGAGCGGAGGCAGGAGGCGACGCTGCTTGCCGAAGCTGCCGTCCAGCTCGAACGCGTCGGCCTCGGCGCCTATCGCGACCGTCCGGCCGGCGATCTGGCGCTCGGCCAGATCCGCATCCTCGAAATTGCCCGCGCCCTGTCCGCCGATCCGGCCGTGCTGCTGCTCGACGAACCCGCGGCCGGCCTGCGTCACGGCGAAAAACAGGAGCTCGCCAACCTCTTGAAGAAGCTGCGCGAGGAGGGCGTCAGCGTCCTGCTCGTCGAACACGACATGGGCTTCGTCATGGGTCTGGTCGATCATCTCGTGGTGCTCGATTTCGGCACCCTGATCGCCGAAGGCAAGCCGGCGGACGTGCGCAAACATCCGGCGGTCGTCGCCGCCTATCTTGGAGGTGTCGCATGAGCGGAAACCTGCTCGAACTCTCCGACATCCACGTCTCCTACGGCCGCGCTGAGGTGCTGCACGGCATATCGATGAGCATGAAGCCCGGCAGCATCGTCACCGTGATCGGTGCGAACGGCGCCGGCAAGTCGACGCTGCTCAACGCCATCATGGGCATCGTTCCCTCTTCCGGCACGATCGTCTACGACGGTGCGCCAGTGCCGCGCTCGGTAGAGGGCCGTGTCGCCGCCGGCCTCTGCCTCGTGCCGGAAAAGCGCGAACTCTTCGCCACCATGTCGGTCGAAGACAATATCGAGCTCGGCGGCTTCCTGCGCAACGCCTCGGAACGCGCCGAGACGCGCGAAGAGGTCTATGCGCGCTTCCCGCGCCTGGCCGAACGCCGCAAGCAGCTGGCCGGCACGCTGTCCGGCGGCGAGCGGCAGATGCTGGCGCTTGGCCGCGCCCTGATGAGCCGGCCGCGCCTGCTGCTGCTCGACGAACCGAGCCTGGGCCTCGCGCCGAAGATCGTCATCGACATCCTCAACATCGTTTCGGAACTGCGAAAGACCGGCGTCTCTATCCTGCTCGTCGAGCAGAATGCCCGCGCCGCGCTCGAAATCGCCGACGAAGGCTACCTGGTCGAACTCGGCGAAGTCCGCCTTTCCGGTCCGGCAAGCGAAATGGCGGTCAATCCGGCGCTGATGGAAAGCTATCTCGGCACCCACTCCTGATGAGGCAACTCGGCCTGACGCGGTCGATCAATCGAAACTCTCGACGAGCTTCCGGCGGAACTCGTCCATGCGATAGACCGGGGTGGATGGCAGCGGGATCATGCCCTTCTGCCAATTCCAGCCGTCGAGACGTTTCAGGAGGTCCGGATTGCCGGTGACGATATGCATCGGCGCGTCGCGCGAGGCCCCTTCGCCGGTAACGATCGACGCCGGCTGGTGATCGCCGAGCAGGATGAACAGCGTATTCTTCCCGTAGCGCGCCATATAGGAGCCGAGCGTCTCGATCGTGTAGTCGATCGAGGTGAGATATTGCGCCCGCACTCGGTTGGGATCGGCCCAGACGACCGAGGGCGGGTCGCCGCTTTCCGCCTGCGCATTAAAGACGGCGCCGTCGCCGATCCGGTCCCAGTCGACCAACGAGGGAAGCGGCGTCCAGGGTGCGTGGCTGGAGATCAGCGCCATTTCCGCCATGACCGGTTTGTGGCCGGGCTCGTCACGTGCCTGCCGCTCCAGCCTCTCGAAGGCCTCGAGCGTGAACTGGTCCGGCATCGTCACCCAGTTGAAGGGTTTGCCGCGATAGCCGAGCCCCGCGGCGGCGTGGATGCTGTCATAACCGAAATAACCGGCCTCCGGCCAGTCGAGGGTGATCGCCGGCATGACCGCCGTGGTGCGCCAGCCGGAGGAACGGAAGAGGTTGTTGAGGCTCTTCCGCTCGCTGGTGATCATCCGGTCGTAGCGCCCCTGGTTGTTGACCCAGAGACCGGAGAGCAGCGTACCATGGGCGAGCCAGCTGATGCCGCCGACGGTCGGCGAGGTCAACCAGCCGCTGCGTGCCTGCAGGCCTGCGGCCTCGATCTCGTTCTCCACCGACGTCAGCCGGCTGTTGAGGACCGCCGCGTAACGCGGATCTTCGATCGCGCTGCGGCCATAGGATTCGACGAACACCAGCACGACATCGGTACCGGCAAGCGCCGAGAAATGCGGTCCGGCGGGCACCGGATCCTGCTTCAGTTCGTCCTCGAACCGGGCGAGATCGGCAATCGAATCCTTCACCATCGCGATGCGATTGACAAAATAGGAAGCGGCATCAGCCTCGACGCCGAGGGCGGGGCGATCGTCATTCTGGACCGCAAGCGCCGCCAAGCCGATTGACAGAACCGCACCGGAGACGAGTGCGGCCTTGCGCCGGACTTCCCCCGAAAGGCGTCGGAAACCGCCCAGCGACCAATAGAGGACAGCGGCGACAACCAGCCATGCCAGAAGACCTGCACAGATGATCCCGACCGCCTTCGTAAGGCCGACGGAACCGCTTAGGAGATTCCAGCCGTCGGTGAGGATCTTGAGGTCGAGATAGGGATTGAACGGTCGTTGGAAAGCGGTGCCGGTGCCTATGTCCGCGAGTTTCAGGAACAGCATTGCCGCTAGCAGCAGGGTGACCGCAATGCGCAGAAGGGAAAACCCGAGACCTGCCAGCACAGAAGCCAGCAACGCAACTGCGGCCACTTCCAGCGGAAACCTGACCTCGGAAAAATCGGTGAAATCGGAAGGAAGCGCCAGGATTGCCACAACGATCGCCAGCGCAATCGTGATCCTCAGAAATGGCAGTCGATTTGCCTTGCGCTGCGCGATATGCCCTATTCTGTCGGTGTCACTCTGGCGAAAGGGCCGAAACTCGTTCATGCGTTGTTCCTGCAAAACCTTCGGCCCATGCGTTTTCTGAAACTTATAGGCTTATCTGCGGCCTTCGCACTTCTCATTGCCGTGATCCTGCGCTTCGATCCGCAGCGGATCGCCACAGGCCTCGCCTCAGCGGACCCGAGCTACGTGGGCGCCGGGCTTCTTCTGGTGCAGGTGCAGATCGTTCTTTCCGCACTCCGCTGGCGGTTCACGGCAGCGCGGCTGGGCCAGCACTTGAGCGTTGGGCAAGCGATCGGAGACTATTATCTCGGAACGCTGCTCAACCAGCTTCTGCCAGGGGGCGTCGGCGGCGATGCCGTGCGCGCCGTCCGCAACCGGACTTATGATGACGGCGGCTGGAAAGTGCCGGCGCAGGCCGTGATCTTCGAGCGGATCGCCGGACAGGGTGTATTTTTTCTCATAGCCACCGTTGGCGTCATGCTCTGGCCGCTTCTGGGCGGAGCGATGATTCCGGAGGAGCTGCGCCACCTTCTCTCCGGTTTCGCGCTTATCGTCGCCGGGTTGGTACTCGTGTGTCTGTTGCTGCTTCGCTTCCCGCCGCGCCGCATCCGACCTCAGCTTGAAAGGCTAAAGTCCACGCTGGCGCAGGTCTTCCTGCAGGACGGAGCCTGGATAATGCAGACGCTGTTCAGCATCGTCATCGTCGCAAGCTATATCGCGATGTTCATGCTCGCTTCGGCAGCCATCGGCTCGCCTTTGCCGGCACTCGCAGCGGTCACCGCAATTCCGCTCTGTCTGCTGATGATGCTGATCCCCGCCACGATTGCCGGCTGGGGCGCCAGGGAGGCGGCGGCAGCGGCGCTCTGGCCGCTCTTCGGTTATCCCGCCTCCGATGGCGTCGCCGCCAGCATCCTCTACGGCATTCTGGCGCTTGTCGGCGCAGCACCCGGCCTGGCATTCATTCTCGTCGCGCTGCTCAAGAGGCAAAGGCGTTGAAATCGTTAAGGCTTCAGCCGCGCATAGATATCGCCGGAAGACGTCTGGCCGGAAAGACCGGCAATCTCTGCCAGCATCGCGTCGGCGGCAATCCACTCGTGATGGACGAACCGGTGCCGCTCGCCCTCGACGCGGTTGAAACGATAGGGGCCGAGTTTCCCCAGATACCCGACGGCCTCTTCGGCGATTTCCATTGTCGCTGGAATATATTCGAAGGCGATCAGCGGGATGGGTTGATGCAGTCCGGCGATGATATCCGCTTCCGCGCCCTCCACATCGATCTTGCAGAAGGCTGGCAGCCCGTATTCTTCGATCAGCGCATCGAGCGTCGTCATCTCCACACGTTCGACCCTATCCCAGGTGACGTTGCGAAAACCGGAGGTCTTCCCGACTTTCGAAATCCAGGACGAGGAGATGCTCGTCACGGTCGGGTGGCGGCTGGAAATATGCAGATCGACTTTGCCCGGTTCCTTGCCGACTGCCTTGCGCAACAGCGTCAATTCTTCGCCGGCAAAGGATCTGGCGATGAAGTCCGCAAAAACCGGCTGCGGCTCCAGCGCGACGATCTGGGCGCCGAGCGACAGGAGCGTGCGACTGCGGCTGCCGGCATGGGCGCCGATATCGAACACCAGATCGCCCTTGCGGATCAGGTCCGCATAAAACCGCTTTAGCGAGGAACGCCGCCAAGGCTGGCCGTAATAGATCAGCAGCGAGCGCGTGAGGCCAAGGAAAGCGGAAAAATCAGGTCGCGGCATGGTGGTTCTTGCTTGCACTCACCAGGAAGATCACGTCGACGGCGAAGGAATAGGTGAGCGAGGCAAGAGCCCCGGTCGCAAGCAGTGTGGAGACCGGCATCGTAATGACCGGCAACGACATCAGACAGAGCGCCACGCCCTGCACGACGCAGATCGCCTTGCGGCGCATCGAATGAGGCAGTTCGCCCTTGAGCGCCGGAAACACCGCCTGCGCCCCGACATAGGCATAACGCATCAGGCCGATCAGCAGAACCCAAAGTCCCGCCTTGCCAAGCAGCACGGCCGCGAGCGAGAGAAAAAAGATCAGCAGAGCATCCACTTCCATGTCGAAACGGGCGCCGAATTGCGAGGCCGTGCCGGTCTGGCGGGCGAGAAAACCGTCGACGCCATCCAGCGCCAGCGCGAAGGCAACCAGGAAGCCGAGCAGCCACAGCGCGCTCTGGTCGAGGTCCACGCCGAATTGCGGCGATGCCAGCACCATCCCGCCCAATACTGCTGTGAGCGCGGCGCGGATCGTCGTTACGATATTGGCAACGCCGAAACGGCCATGGCTGTGCGCGTGAAGATTGCCGAGCGCGATGGCGGAAATCACTGCATATATGATGAAGGCGCAGCCGGCAGCCGCTGTATCGATGCCGAGCCAGTCGCCAAGGAAATGCATTGCCGCAACGAGCGCGGCAGCGACGGTCATGGTCACCGCATAGGCATCGAGTGAGAGCAACCGATGAGCCCTGCGTGCCGCCTGGCGATCCAGCGACTCGGCATTCATCCAGTCAGCCATCGGACATGCCTTCCTCGCCCCAGGGATGATATGAAACATTCATGACGCCCTCCTCACAGGAACTACATGGAGAAGAATACGGAGCGCAGCAAAGGCCGGATCCGCAAAACCGGTGTCAAATAAACGTGATAGCGATGTCGCCCTCTCGCACAACGACTCCCTTGCCGTCATCGTTGAAGCCTCTAGGTCTGGATTGTTGTGGCGTGAAAGGTGTGATGCGTGACAAGGCGTGAGACAGCCCCCAATGCGGCAACGCAAAAGGACGGAAGAGCCCTCTGGATCGAAGAGACGGGCTGTTGCGCGCTTCGGCGGGAGAAATTGCCGGCGGAGTGCGAAGGCGAGGTTGTCGTCCGCACGCTTTATAGCGGCATCAGCCGCGGCACCGAATCCCTGGTCTTCGCCGGACAGGTGCCGGAAAGCGAATACGAGCGCATGCGCGCGCCGCATCAGGCAGGCCGGTTCCCCTTTCCGGTAAAATACGGCTATGCCGCCGTCGGCATTGCCGAGGAAGGGCCGGAACGTCTCGTCGGCAGAACTATCTTCTGCCTGCATCCCCATCAGGACCGTTTTCGGGTGCCCGTTTCGGCTATTCACCCGCTTGCCGACGGATTACCCCCCTGCCGCGCCGTGCTGGCTGCCAATATGGAAACCGCGCTCAATATCACCTGGGACGCAGGCATTCAGCCGGGCGACCGCGTGGCCGTTTTCGGCGCCGGCGTCGTCGGGCTTCTTGTCGCCTACCTTGCCTCCCGGATCATCGGCACTGAAGTGGTGATCTCCGATATCGAGCCGGAGCGCGCCGGAACTGCCGGGGCTCTCGGCCTTCGATTTTCGTCTGCCAATGATGTGCCCCATGATTGCGACGTGCTGGTCAATGCTTCCGCTTCGGCCGACGCTCTGGCAACGGCGCTCGATCATGCCGGGTTCGAAGCCCGGATTATCGAAGCGAGCTGGTATGGAGAAAAGCACGTGGAGATCCCGCTTGGACATGCTTTTCATGCCAAGCGCCTGTCCATCGTCAGCTCGCAGGTGGCCTCCCTGCCGCCGGGGCGACGCGCCCGCTGGGACACGAGGCGCCGCATGGGCAAGGCACTCCAGCTTCTCGGCGACGACCGGCTCGACCATCTGATTTCGGGGGAAACACCGTTCGAAACCATTGCCGCCGATTATGCCGAGATTATCGGTTCGGCCGCCACGCTCTGCCATCGCATCAGGTATTGAAGGAAATCCCACATGTTCGCCGTTGAAGTCCGTGATCACATCATGATCGCGCATAGTCTTCCCCGCCCGGTTTTCGGTCCCGCCCAAGGCATGCATGGGGCAACCTTCATGGTCGACGCCGCCTTCTTCACCAGCGATCTGGACGAAAACGGGCTTGCGGTGGATATCGGGCTTGCCACCGACTTGCTGAAGGAAGTGCTGGCGCCGCTCAACTATCAGAACCTCGACACGCTGGAGATTTTCGCCGGCAAGGTGACGACGACGGAATTCCTCGCCAAATACATCTTCGACCGCATCGCCGATGCCATCCGGAACGGCCGGCTCGGTGATGGTGGTGCGCGCATCCGCAAACTGCGGGTCATGCTGCACGAATCACACACCGCCCGCGGCTGGTTCGAGGCCGAGCTGTGAGCCGCGATCTCGTCTTTGCCTATCCCGGCGACCTCGAAACCCGCACCGGCGGTTACGGCTATGATCGGCGTGTCGTCGCGGCCCTTGCCGATCTCGGCTGGAATGTCGAACTGATCTCCCTCGGCGACGGCTTTCCGAATCCGAACGCGAAACAGCTCGATGATGCCGGGCGGATGCTCTCCGGCCTTGCCGATGACAGCCTCGTGCTGATCGACGGCCTGGCCTTCGGCGTGATGGGCGAATGGGCCGGGCGCGAGGCGAAACGCTTGAAGATCATGGCGCTCGTGCATCACCCACTGGCCCTGGAGACAGGGCTCGATGGCGAACGACAACAAGCTTTAGCCGCCCGCGAAAAGGCTGCGCTCGCGCAGACCCGCGGCGTTATCGTCACCTCGCATATGACGGCCACCGAACTCGCCGCCAATTACGCCGTCCCGGCAGAAAGGATCGTGGTCGCCATTCCCGGCATGGATCCCGCACTGCTGGCCGCTGGTGGCGGCGACCCGCCTCTGATCCTCAGCATCGGCACGCTGACCCGCCGCAAAGGCCACGACATACTGATTTCTGCGCTCGAAAGGCTGCGCGATCTGCCGTGGACCTGCCGCATCGTCGGCAGCAAGATGCTCGATCCCGGCGTCGCTGCAGAACTCGAACGCCAGGTTGCTCAGTCCGGGCTCGGTGACCGCATCGAGCTTGCCGGCCAGATCGACGACACCCGTCTGGAATTCGCCAAAGCCGACATCTTTGCGCTGGCAAGCCGTTATGAAGGTTATGGCATGGTGTTTGCCGAGGCGCTCGCCCAAGGCCTGCCGATCGTCGGCTGCGCGGCAGGGGCCGTGCCGGATGTCGTGCCGGAAGGCGCTGGCTTTCTCGTGCCACCGGGCGATCCGGACGCTTTTGCCGCCGCTCTGCGACGGTTGCTGGAGGAGCCCGAAACCCGCATTTCGATGGCCGATGCCGCCGCAATCGCCGGTGCCAGGCTTCCGTCCTGGCGGGACACAGCCGTCATCATCTCCGATTTTATGGAAAGAGCGTCATGAGCGGCTTCGACAGGGATTGGCTGGCGCTACGCGAACCCGTGGACGGCCGCGCACGGGACGCGGACTTGCTGGCAGCGGCGATCCAATCCCTCCAAAGCGTCTCTCCCTCGACGATACTCGATATCGGCTGCGGCACCGGTTCGACCTTTCGCGCGCTTTCGCCAAAACTTCAAAAACCGGCGCGGTTTCGGCTTTTCGACGACGATCAGCGGCTTCTGGACGAAGCCCATCGCTTGCATGGCGAGGCCGTCGAGATTATTCGGGGCGACCTCAACGAGATCGAAGCTCTGTCGCTCGCCGATGTCGGCCTCGTGACCGCCTCCGCTCTCTTCGACCTCTGTTCCGAGCAGTTCATTCGCCGTTTCGTCGCCCACATTTCGCAGAGAGGCGCCAGCCTCTATGCGGCGCTCAACTATGACGGCCGGATGCGCTGGTCGAAACCGCATCCGCTCGACGAGACTGTGCTTGCGCACTTCAACGCACACCAGTTGAGCGACAAGGGTTTTGGACTTTCGCTTGGGCCCCGGGCGTGGGCGACGCTGGCCGATTGTCTCGGGGAGAGCGGCTACACGGTGACGACGGCTGAAAGCCCATGGGTGATGACCGTAAGCGATCGCGACCTGCAGCGTCTTTTCCTCGACGGTATGGTGCGTGCAGTCTATGAATATGGCCAGCTCGACGAGAGCGAACTCCGCGACTGGGCCGATTTCCGGCGGAAAATGGTCGATCGCGAGGGCAGCCTATGCCAGGTCGGCCATCAGGACATCCTCGCGATCCGCTGAGGCGGCCACCTGCTGCGCTTCAATGCGGAAATTGCAGT
This region includes:
- a CDS encoding MarR family winged helix-turn-helix transcriptional regulator, encoding MTEERPTSPRKLSKVVPYRLARSNAEMMKLVSLLCEANGFKLNIWRVMSAIGTYRSISPMEIGKLTTIDKAMVSRAIRELVDRDLIDRRADARDARWAQIQLTVAGTAVYEKMVAGIDALEKHMFGDLPPEKTAAFMEMLELIERRAKLAREMVELNGKAGLARLLGHDAE
- a CDS encoding ABC transporter substrate-binding protein; translation: MKNRFFAGMAPVAALSMSLFASSALADITIGVTISSTGPGAALGIPLKNSVELWPTEVGGEKLKVIVLDDAGDPSIATTNARRFVNDDKVDVLVGSALTPASIAVAGVAAESSTPHLGCSPVPPNISKGKWTFIMPQDAGLIAKNLFAKMKADGAKTVGYIGFSDSYGDLWMGQFKAIGEQYGLKVIADERYARPDTSVSGQVLKLVAARPDAVFVGASGTGAALPQIGLRERGFTGKIYQTHGAVTFDFLRIAGKAADNTIFASGPAMAPEALPDTAETKPEGMAYVTAYEKKFGPGTRTQFGPHINDAMAILKKAIPVALKKAKPGTPEFRAALRDAIETGGPFPASQGVFNFKADDHLGLDDRAVVLFTAKNGKFEITK
- a CDS encoding branched-chain amino acid ABC transporter permease, with amino-acid sequence MDAMIATFLIQDGVTNGAIYALLGLALVLLFSVTRVIFIPQGEFVAYGALTLALLDGGKVPATTSLLVCFGAIAFLFDLWSMRRGTDARTFLRSLALNLVLPGVIYGITIVLAPLALPSVAKALLTILIITPMGAYIYRIAYRPLADASVLVLLIASIGVHLAMMGLGLVFFGAEGLRAEPLANDNYTIGSLMVSAQSLCIYGATIAIIVGLYLFFERTLLGKALRATAVNRLGARLVGVRTHLTGITAFTLAAAIGAVSGVLIGPITTIYYDTGFLIGLKGFVAAIIGGLASFPITAIAAIGVGLVESFSSFFASSFKEVIVFGLIIPVLIWLSLSGGFHEEE
- a CDS encoding branched-chain amino acid ABC transporter ATP-binding protein/permease, with the protein product MKIERLLPGIAGIVFLAVIPLLPVPPFWLTILNNIGLASLVTIGLVLLTGVGGLTSFGQAAFCGFGAYTTAVLSTNYGFSPWLTLPLSLIVGAATALPLGLITVRLSGHFLPLGTIAWGLALYYLFGKIDLLGRYDGISGVPPVEVAGYRFLSDGSIYYLIWFFVIAVAIGAKNLLDSRIGRGIRALRGGGQAAEAFGVNIVRAKLTVFVFAGVVAALSGWLYAHMQRSVNPTPFGLSMGIEYLLMAVVGGSGHVWGAIFGASIVLIMKDVLQRFLPDLIGTTANLEMVVFGILLVVILQLARDGLWPFVLKLLPKRPARSLPTSDDKLAKRTLAPAGSSLIKVEKARKAFGGLVAVNDVSFEVRAGQVVGLIGPNGAGKSTTFNLITGLASLTSGSVFYEGQPLTGDSPREVAKHGIARTFQHAKILPDMSVLENVALGAHLRGSAGVFRSFLRLERRQEATLLAEAAVQLERVGLGAYRDRPAGDLALGQIRILEIARALSADPAVLLLDEPAAGLRHGEKQELANLLKKLREEGVSVLLVEHDMGFVMGLVDHLVVLDFGTLIAEGKPADVRKHPAVVAAYLGGVA
- a CDS encoding ABC transporter ATP-binding protein, with the protein product MSGNLLELSDIHVSYGRAEVLHGISMSMKPGSIVTVIGANGAGKSTLLNAIMGIVPSSGTIVYDGAPVPRSVEGRVAAGLCLVPEKRELFATMSVEDNIELGGFLRNASERAETREEVYARFPRLAERRKQLAGTLSGGERQMLALGRALMSRPRLLLLDEPSLGLAPKIVIDILNIVSELRKTGVSILLVEQNARAALEIADEGYLVELGEVRLSGPASEMAVNPALMESYLGTHS